One Bos indicus isolate NIAB-ARS_2022 breed Sahiwal x Tharparkar chromosome 10, NIAB-ARS_B.indTharparkar_mat_pri_1.0, whole genome shotgun sequence DNA window includes the following coding sequences:
- the CALML4 gene encoding calmodulin-like protein 4 isoform X2, producing the protein MAAVDLLPGPPPRRVDFRLEAGKGNRKAVLGAASPRVAAGGPAMAKFLSQDQINDRNGELDFSTFLTIMHMQIKQEDPKKEILLAMLMADKEKKGYIMASELRSKLMQLGEKLTHKEVEDLFREAGIEPNGKVKYDEFIQKLTIPVRDY; encoded by the exons ATGGCAGCCGTGGATTTATTACCGGGGCCTCCACCCCGCCGGGTGGACTTTCGACTTGAAGCCGGGAAGGGGAACAGGAAGGCAGTCCTGGGAGCAGCGAGCCCACGGGTGGCAGCTGGAGGCCCCGCGATG GCCAAGTTTCTTTCCCAGGACCAAATTAATG ACAGAAATGGAGAGCTGGATTTCTCTACTTTCCTGACCATCATGCATATGCAAATAAAACAAGAGGACCCAAAGAAGGAAATTCTTTTGGCCATGTTGATGGCGGACAAGGAGAAGAAAGGCTACATCATGGCGTCTGAACTGCGCTCAAAACTCATGCAACTGGGGGAGAAGCTCACCCACAAAGAAG TGGAGGATCTCTTCAGGGAAGCAGGTATTGAACCGAATGGCAAAGTGAAGTATGACGAGTTCATCCAGAAGCTCACCATTCCTGTGCGGGACTACTGA
- the CALML4 gene encoding calmodulin-like protein 4 isoform X1 — MAAVDLLPGPPPRRVDFRLEAGKGNRKAVLGAASPRVAAGGPAMAKFLSQDQINEYKECFSLYDKQQRGKIKATDLLTVMRCLGASPTPGEAQRHLQTHRIDRNGELDFSTFLTIMHMQIKQEDPKKEILLAMLMADKEKKGYIMASELRSKLMQLGEKLTHKEVEDLFREAGIEPNGKVKYDEFIQKLTIPVRDY, encoded by the exons ATGGCAGCCGTGGATTTATTACCGGGGCCTCCACCCCGCCGGGTGGACTTTCGACTTGAAGCCGGGAAGGGGAACAGGAAGGCAGTCCTGGGAGCAGCGAGCCCACGGGTGGCAGCTGGAGGCCCCGCGATG GCCAAGTTTCTTTCCCAGGACCAAATTAATG AGTACAAAGAGTGCTTCTCCCTGTACGACAAGCAGCAGCGGGGGAAGATTAAAGCCACGGACCTTCTGACGGTGATGCGGTGCCTGGGGGCCAGCCCAACGCCTGGGGAGGCTCAGCGACACCTACAGACTCACAGGATAG ACAGAAATGGAGAGCTGGATTTCTCTACTTTCCTGACCATCATGCATATGCAAATAAAACAAGAGGACCCAAAGAAGGAAATTCTTTTGGCCATGTTGATGGCGGACAAGGAGAAGAAAGGCTACATCATGGCGTCTGAACTGCGCTCAAAACTCATGCAACTGGGGGAGAAGCTCACCCACAAAGAAG TGGAGGATCTCTTCAGGGAAGCAGGTATTGAACCGAATGGCAAAGTGAAGTATGACGAGTTCATCCAGAAGCTCACCATTCCTGTGCGGGACTACTGA
- the CALML4 gene encoding calmodulin-like protein 4 isoform X3 — MRCLGASPTPGEAQRHLQTHRIDRNGELDFSTFLTIMHMQIKQEDPKKEILLAMLMADKEKKGYIMASELRSKLMQLGEKLTHKEVEDLFREAGIEPNGKVKYDEFIQKLTIPVRDY, encoded by the exons ATGCGGTGCCTGGGGGCCAGCCCAACGCCTGGGGAGGCTCAGCGACACCTACAGACTCACAGGATAG ACAGAAATGGAGAGCTGGATTTCTCTACTTTCCTGACCATCATGCATATGCAAATAAAACAAGAGGACCCAAAGAAGGAAATTCTTTTGGCCATGTTGATGGCGGACAAGGAGAAGAAAGGCTACATCATGGCGTCTGAACTGCGCTCAAAACTCATGCAACTGGGGGAGAAGCTCACCCACAAAGAAG TGGAGGATCTCTTCAGGGAAGCAGGTATTGAACCGAATGGCAAAGTGAAGTATGACGAGTTCATCCAGAAGCTCACCATTCCTGTGCGGGACTACTGA
- the CLN6 gene encoding ceroid-lipofuscinosis neuronal protein 6 isoform X1: MFAFAAFGQRNLFAVTGSGAKGLAGRLAMEAAARRRHPGAAGGPGAQPGASFLQARHSSVKADEAAGTAPFHLDLWFYFTLQNWVLDFGRPIAMLVFPLEWFPLNKPSVGDYFHMAYNIITPFLLLQLIERCPRTLPRSLIYVSIITFIMGASIHLVGDSVNHRLIFSGYQNHLSVRENPIIKNLKPETLIDSFELLYYYDEYLGHSMWGRCGSRLAAFRAHRPAVSVAATRGQRAPVLPGPRLQRCGGNLKCGLSHRRCGPSWGQSSVPDPTLSQGTSPSSSSSSCTSAAALLPPKLRAQCQGQPCSWWCPVACTTGTWSPRARSSSSSSSPPSPCWPSSCTRSGSASSSTATASSSSTPSPSPSCSWRSGSPGCGMTPSSGRSTRASSMSLSPGPSTPSTSAANTESWAQAPGALWVGDGWLRVSVGSVCVCAPTGDGRPKVSVRSVCMCVHPLEMDGRRCLSVRSVCVCVHPLEMDGRR; encoded by the exons ATGTTCGCTTTCGCAGCCTTCGGCCAGCGGAACCTGTTTGCAGTTACCGGCAGCGGGGCGAAGGGCCTGGCCGGAAGGTTAGCCATGGAGGCGGCGGCACGGAGGCGGCACCCGGGAGCGGCGGGCGGCCCCGGCGCGCAGCCGGGCGCCTCCTTCCTGCAGGCCAG GCACAGCTCCGTCAAGGCTGACGAGGCTGCTGGCACGGCCCCCTTCCACCTTGACCTCTGGTTCTACTTCACGCTGCAGAACTGGGTTCTGGACTTTGGCCGCCCCATAGCCATG CTGGTGTTCCCTCTCGAGTGGTTTCCGCTCAACAAGCCCAGCGTGGGGGACTACTTCCACATGGCCTACAACATCATCACGCCCTTCCTCCTGCTCCAG CTCATCGAGCGGTGCCCCCGCACCTTGCCACGCTCCCTGATCTACGTTAGCATCATCACCTTCATCATGGGGGCCAGCATCCACCTGGTGGGTGACTCAGTGAACCACCGCCTGATCTTCAGTGGCTACCAGAACCATCTGTCGGTCCGTGAGAACCCCATCATCAAGAATCTCAAACCAGAGACGCTG ATCGACTCCTTTGAGCTGCTCTACTACTACGATGAGTACCTGGGCCACTCCATGTG ggggcgctgtggCTCCCGCCTCGCCGCCTTCCGTGCCCACCGGCCTGCAGTGTCCGTGGCGGCCACTAGAGGGCAGCGAGCGCCTGTCCTCCCTGGGCCGAGGCTGCAGCGCTG TGGAGGAAACCTCAAGTGTGGGCTCAGCCACAGGAGGTGCGGCCCGAGTTGGGGGCAGTCGTCTGTTCCAGACCCCACTTTATCCCAGG GTACATCCCCTTCTTCCTCATCCTCTTCATGTACTTCAGCGGCTGCTTTACTCCCACCAAAGCTGAGAGCTCAATGCCAGGGGCAGCCCTGCTCCTGGTGGTGCCCAGTGGCCTGTACTACTG GTACCTGGTCACCGAGGGCCAGATCTTCATCCTCTTCATCTTCACCTCCTTCGCCATGCTGGCCCTCGTCCTGCACCAGAAGCGGAAGCGCCTCTTCCTCGACAGCAACGGCCTCTTCCTCTTCTACTCCTTCGCCCTCACCCTCCTGCTCGTGGCGCTCTGGGTCGCCTGGCTGTGGAATGACCCCGTCCTCAGGAAGAAGTACCCGGGCGTCATCTATGTCCCTGAGCCCTGGGCCTTCTACACCCTCCACGTCAGCAGCCAACACTGAGTCTTGGGCACAGGCCCCTGGTGCTCTGTGGGTGGGAGATGGATGGTTGAGAGTGAGTGtcgggagtgtgtgtgtgtgtgcacccacaGGAGATGGACGGCCGAAGGTGAGTGTGCGGAgcgtgtgcatgtgcgtgcaccCACTGGAGATGGACGGCCGAAGGTGTCTGAGTGTGCGgagcgtgtgcgtgtgtgtgcacccaCTGGAGATGGACGGCCGAAGGTGA
- the CLN6 gene encoding ceroid-lipofuscinosis neuronal protein 6 isoform X2 translates to MSRGSSEAMWVRPCKLHSPLAPQLVFPLEWFPLNKPSVGDYFHMAYNIITPFLLLQLIERCPRTLPRSLIYVSIITFIMGASIHLVGDSVNHRLIFSGYQNHLSVRENPIIKNLKPETLIDSFELLYYYDEYLGHSMWGRCGSRLAAFRAHRPAVSVAATRGQRAPVLPGPRLQRCGGNLKCGLSHRRCGPSWGQSSVPDPTLSQGTSPSSSSSSCTSAAALLPPKLRAQCQGQPCSWWCPVACTTGTWSPRARSSSSSSSPPSPCWPSSCTRSGSASSSTATASSSSTPSPSPSCSWRSGSPGCGMTPSSGRSTRASSMSLSPGPSTPSTSAANTESWAQAPGALWVGDGWLRVSVGSVCVCAPTGDGRPKVSVRSVCMCVHPLEMDGRRCLSVRSVCVCVHPLEMDGRR, encoded by the exons ATGTCCAGAGGCAGTTCTGAGGCCATGTGGGTCAGGCCTTGTAAACTGCATTCTCCACTTGCTCCCCAGCTGGTGTTCCCTCTCGAGTGGTTTCCGCTCAACAAGCCCAGCGTGGGGGACTACTTCCACATGGCCTACAACATCATCACGCCCTTCCTCCTGCTCCAG CTCATCGAGCGGTGCCCCCGCACCTTGCCACGCTCCCTGATCTACGTTAGCATCATCACCTTCATCATGGGGGCCAGCATCCACCTGGTGGGTGACTCAGTGAACCACCGCCTGATCTTCAGTGGCTACCAGAACCATCTGTCGGTCCGTGAGAACCCCATCATCAAGAATCTCAAACCAGAGACGCTG ATCGACTCCTTTGAGCTGCTCTACTACTACGATGAGTACCTGGGCCACTCCATGTG ggggcgctgtggCTCCCGCCTCGCCGCCTTCCGTGCCCACCGGCCTGCAGTGTCCGTGGCGGCCACTAGAGGGCAGCGAGCGCCTGTCCTCCCTGGGCCGAGGCTGCAGCGCTG TGGAGGAAACCTCAAGTGTGGGCTCAGCCACAGGAGGTGCGGCCCGAGTTGGGGGCAGTCGTCTGTTCCAGACCCCACTTTATCCCAGG GTACATCCCCTTCTTCCTCATCCTCTTCATGTACTTCAGCGGCTGCTTTACTCCCACCAAAGCTGAGAGCTCAATGCCAGGGGCAGCCCTGCTCCTGGTGGTGCCCAGTGGCCTGTACTACTG GTACCTGGTCACCGAGGGCCAGATCTTCATCCTCTTCATCTTCACCTCCTTCGCCATGCTGGCCCTCGTCCTGCACCAGAAGCGGAAGCGCCTCTTCCTCGACAGCAACGGCCTCTTCCTCTTCTACTCCTTCGCCCTCACCCTCCTGCTCGTGGCGCTCTGGGTCGCCTGGCTGTGGAATGACCCCGTCCTCAGGAAGAAGTACCCGGGCGTCATCTATGTCCCTGAGCCCTGGGCCTTCTACACCCTCCACGTCAGCAGCCAACACTGAGTCTTGGGCACAGGCCCCTGGTGCTCTGTGGGTGGGAGATGGATGGTTGAGAGTGAGTGtcgggagtgtgtgtgtgtgtgcacccacaGGAGATGGACGGCCGAAGGTGAGTGTGCGGAgcgtgtgcatgtgcgtgcaccCACTGGAGATGGACGGCCGAAGGTGTCTGAGTGTGCGgagcgtgtgcgtgtgtgtgcacccaCTGGAGATGGACGGCCGAAGGTGA
- the CLN6 gene encoding ceroid-lipofuscinosis neuronal protein 6 isoform X4, protein MFAFAAFGQRNLFAVTGSGAKGLAGRLAMEAAARRRHPGAAGGPGAQPGASFLQARHSSVKADEAAGTAPFHLDLWFYFTLQNWVLDFGRPIAMLVFPLEWFPLNKPSVGDYFHMAYNIITPFLLLQLIERCPRTLPRSLIYVSIITFIMGASIHLVGDSVNHRLIFSGYQNHLSVRENPIIKNLKPETLIDSFELLYYYDEYLGHSMWGRCGSRLAAFRAHRPAVSVAATRGQRAPVLPGPRLQRWYIPFFLILFMYFSGCFTPTKAESSMPGAALLLVVPSGLYYWYLVTEGQIFILFIFTSFAMLALVLHQKRKRLFLDSNGLFLFYSFALTLLLVALWVAWLWNDPVLRKKYPGVIYVPEPWAFYTLHVSSQH, encoded by the exons ATGTTCGCTTTCGCAGCCTTCGGCCAGCGGAACCTGTTTGCAGTTACCGGCAGCGGGGCGAAGGGCCTGGCCGGAAGGTTAGCCATGGAGGCGGCGGCACGGAGGCGGCACCCGGGAGCGGCGGGCGGCCCCGGCGCGCAGCCGGGCGCCTCCTTCCTGCAGGCCAG GCACAGCTCCGTCAAGGCTGACGAGGCTGCTGGCACGGCCCCCTTCCACCTTGACCTCTGGTTCTACTTCACGCTGCAGAACTGGGTTCTGGACTTTGGCCGCCCCATAGCCATG CTGGTGTTCCCTCTCGAGTGGTTTCCGCTCAACAAGCCCAGCGTGGGGGACTACTTCCACATGGCCTACAACATCATCACGCCCTTCCTCCTGCTCCAG CTCATCGAGCGGTGCCCCCGCACCTTGCCACGCTCCCTGATCTACGTTAGCATCATCACCTTCATCATGGGGGCCAGCATCCACCTGGTGGGTGACTCAGTGAACCACCGCCTGATCTTCAGTGGCTACCAGAACCATCTGTCGGTCCGTGAGAACCCCATCATCAAGAATCTCAAACCAGAGACGCTG ATCGACTCCTTTGAGCTGCTCTACTACTACGATGAGTACCTGGGCCACTCCATGTG ggggcgctgtggCTCCCGCCTCGCCGCCTTCCGTGCCCACCGGCCTGCAGTGTCCGTGGCGGCCACTAGAGGGCAGCGAGCGCCTGTCCTCCCTGGGCCGAGGCTGCAGCGCTG GTACATCCCCTTCTTCCTCATCCTCTTCATGTACTTCAGCGGCTGCTTTACTCCCACCAAAGCTGAGAGCTCAATGCCAGGGGCAGCCCTGCTCCTGGTGGTGCCCAGTGGCCTGTACTACTG GTACCTGGTCACCGAGGGCCAGATCTTCATCCTCTTCATCTTCACCTCCTTCGCCATGCTGGCCCTCGTCCTGCACCAGAAGCGGAAGCGCCTCTTCCTCGACAGCAACGGCCTCTTCCTCTTCTACTCCTTCGCCCTCACCCTCCTGCTCGTGGCGCTCTGGGTCGCCTGGCTGTGGAATGACCCCGTCCTCAGGAAGAAGTACCCGGGCGTCATCTATGTCCCTGAGCCCTGGGCCTTCTACACCCTCCACGTCAGCAGCCAACACTGA
- the CLN6 gene encoding ceroid-lipofuscinosis neuronal protein 6 isoform X6 → MFAFAAFGQRNLFAVTGSGAKGLAGRLAMEAAARRRHPGAAGGPGAQPGASFLQARHSSVKADEAAGTAPFHLDLWFYFTLQNWVLDFGRPIAMLVFPLEWFPLNKPSVGDYFHMAYNIITPFLLLQLIERCPRTLPRSLIYVSIITFIMGASIHLVGDSVNHRLIFSGYQNHLSVRENPIIKNLKPETLIDSFELLYYYDEYLGHSMWYIPFFLILFMYFSGCFTPTKAESSMPGAALLLVVPSGLYYWYLVTEGQIFILFIFTSFAMLALVLHQKRKRLFLDSNGLFLFYSFALTLLLVALWVAWLWNDPVLRKKYPGVIYVPEPWAFYTLHVSSQH, encoded by the exons ATGTTCGCTTTCGCAGCCTTCGGCCAGCGGAACCTGTTTGCAGTTACCGGCAGCGGGGCGAAGGGCCTGGCCGGAAGGTTAGCCATGGAGGCGGCGGCACGGAGGCGGCACCCGGGAGCGGCGGGCGGCCCCGGCGCGCAGCCGGGCGCCTCCTTCCTGCAGGCCAG GCACAGCTCCGTCAAGGCTGACGAGGCTGCTGGCACGGCCCCCTTCCACCTTGACCTCTGGTTCTACTTCACGCTGCAGAACTGGGTTCTGGACTTTGGCCGCCCCATAGCCATG CTGGTGTTCCCTCTCGAGTGGTTTCCGCTCAACAAGCCCAGCGTGGGGGACTACTTCCACATGGCCTACAACATCATCACGCCCTTCCTCCTGCTCCAG CTCATCGAGCGGTGCCCCCGCACCTTGCCACGCTCCCTGATCTACGTTAGCATCATCACCTTCATCATGGGGGCCAGCATCCACCTGGTGGGTGACTCAGTGAACCACCGCCTGATCTTCAGTGGCTACCAGAACCATCTGTCGGTCCGTGAGAACCCCATCATCAAGAATCTCAAACCAGAGACGCTG ATCGACTCCTTTGAGCTGCTCTACTACTACGATGAGTACCTGGGCCACTCCATGTG GTACATCCCCTTCTTCCTCATCCTCTTCATGTACTTCAGCGGCTGCTTTACTCCCACCAAAGCTGAGAGCTCAATGCCAGGGGCAGCCCTGCTCCTGGTGGTGCCCAGTGGCCTGTACTACTG GTACCTGGTCACCGAGGGCCAGATCTTCATCCTCTTCATCTTCACCTCCTTCGCCATGCTGGCCCTCGTCCTGCACCAGAAGCGGAAGCGCCTCTTCCTCGACAGCAACGGCCTCTTCCTCTTCTACTCCTTCGCCCTCACCCTCCTGCTCGTGGCGCTCTGGGTCGCCTGGCTGTGGAATGACCCCGTCCTCAGGAAGAAGTACCCGGGCGTCATCTATGTCCCTGAGCCCTGGGCCTTCTACACCCTCCACGTCAGCAGCCAACACTGA
- the CLN6 gene encoding ceroid-lipofuscinosis neuronal protein 6 isoform X5, protein MFAFAAFGQRNLFAVTGSGAKGLAGRLAMEAAARRRHPGAAGGPGAQPGASFLQARHSSVKADEAAGTAPFHLDLWFYFTLQNWVLDFGRPIAMLVFPLEWFPLNKPSVGDYFHMAYNIITPFLLLQLIERCPRTLPRSLIYVSIITFIMGASIHLVGDSVNHRLIFSGYQNHLSVRENPIIKNLKPETLIDSFELLYYYDEYLGHSMWYIPFFLILFMYFSGCFTPTKAESSMPGAALLLVVPSGLYYWRILYLLSHRGSPGEDCRAEACRAWYLVTEGQIFILFIFTSFAMLALVLHQKRKRLFLDSNGLFLFYSFALTLLLVALWVAWLWNDPVLRKKYPGVIYVPEPWAFYTLHVSSQH, encoded by the exons ATGTTCGCTTTCGCAGCCTTCGGCCAGCGGAACCTGTTTGCAGTTACCGGCAGCGGGGCGAAGGGCCTGGCCGGAAGGTTAGCCATGGAGGCGGCGGCACGGAGGCGGCACCCGGGAGCGGCGGGCGGCCCCGGCGCGCAGCCGGGCGCCTCCTTCCTGCAGGCCAG GCACAGCTCCGTCAAGGCTGACGAGGCTGCTGGCACGGCCCCCTTCCACCTTGACCTCTGGTTCTACTTCACGCTGCAGAACTGGGTTCTGGACTTTGGCCGCCCCATAGCCATG CTGGTGTTCCCTCTCGAGTGGTTTCCGCTCAACAAGCCCAGCGTGGGGGACTACTTCCACATGGCCTACAACATCATCACGCCCTTCCTCCTGCTCCAG CTCATCGAGCGGTGCCCCCGCACCTTGCCACGCTCCCTGATCTACGTTAGCATCATCACCTTCATCATGGGGGCCAGCATCCACCTGGTGGGTGACTCAGTGAACCACCGCCTGATCTTCAGTGGCTACCAGAACCATCTGTCGGTCCGTGAGAACCCCATCATCAAGAATCTCAAACCAGAGACGCTG ATCGACTCCTTTGAGCTGCTCTACTACTACGATGAGTACCTGGGCCACTCCATGTG GTACATCCCCTTCTTCCTCATCCTCTTCATGTACTTCAGCGGCTGCTTTACTCCCACCAAAGCTGAGAGCTCAATGCCAGGGGCAGCCCTGCTCCTGGTGGTGCCCAGTGGCCTGTACTACTG gcggattctttacctgctgagccatcggggaagccctggGGAGGACTGTAGAGCAGAAGCCTGTAGAGCCTG GTACCTGGTCACCGAGGGCCAGATCTTCATCCTCTTCATCTTCACCTCCTTCGCCATGCTGGCCCTCGTCCTGCACCAGAAGCGGAAGCGCCTCTTCCTCGACAGCAACGGCCTCTTCCTCTTCTACTCCTTCGCCCTCACCCTCCTGCTCGTGGCGCTCTGGGTCGCCTGGCTGTGGAATGACCCCGTCCTCAGGAAGAAGTACCCGGGCGTCATCTATGTCCCTGAGCCCTGGGCCTTCTACACCCTCCACGTCAGCAGCCAACACTGA
- the CLN6 gene encoding ceroid-lipofuscinosis neuronal protein 6 isoform X3: protein MFAFAAFGQRNLFAVTGSGAKGLAGRLAMEAAARRRHPGAAGGPGAQPGASFLQARHSSVKADEAAGTAPFHLDLWFYFTLQNWVLDFGRPIAMLVFPLEWFPLNKPSVGDYFHMAYNIITPFLLLQLIERCPRTLPRSLIYVSIITFIMGASIHLVGDSVNHRLIFSGYQNHLSVRENPIIKNLKPETLIDSFELLYYYDEYLGHSMWGRCGSRLAAFRAHRPAVSVAATRGQRAPVLPGPRLQRWYIPFFLILFMYFSGCFTPTKAESSMPGAALLLVVPSGLYYWRILYLLSHRGSPGEDCRAEACRAWYLVTEGQIFILFIFTSFAMLALVLHQKRKRLFLDSNGLFLFYSFALTLLLVALWVAWLWNDPVLRKKYPGVIYVPEPWAFYTLHVSSQH from the exons ATGTTCGCTTTCGCAGCCTTCGGCCAGCGGAACCTGTTTGCAGTTACCGGCAGCGGGGCGAAGGGCCTGGCCGGAAGGTTAGCCATGGAGGCGGCGGCACGGAGGCGGCACCCGGGAGCGGCGGGCGGCCCCGGCGCGCAGCCGGGCGCCTCCTTCCTGCAGGCCAG GCACAGCTCCGTCAAGGCTGACGAGGCTGCTGGCACGGCCCCCTTCCACCTTGACCTCTGGTTCTACTTCACGCTGCAGAACTGGGTTCTGGACTTTGGCCGCCCCATAGCCATG CTGGTGTTCCCTCTCGAGTGGTTTCCGCTCAACAAGCCCAGCGTGGGGGACTACTTCCACATGGCCTACAACATCATCACGCCCTTCCTCCTGCTCCAG CTCATCGAGCGGTGCCCCCGCACCTTGCCACGCTCCCTGATCTACGTTAGCATCATCACCTTCATCATGGGGGCCAGCATCCACCTGGTGGGTGACTCAGTGAACCACCGCCTGATCTTCAGTGGCTACCAGAACCATCTGTCGGTCCGTGAGAACCCCATCATCAAGAATCTCAAACCAGAGACGCTG ATCGACTCCTTTGAGCTGCTCTACTACTACGATGAGTACCTGGGCCACTCCATGTG ggggcgctgtggCTCCCGCCTCGCCGCCTTCCGTGCCCACCGGCCTGCAGTGTCCGTGGCGGCCACTAGAGGGCAGCGAGCGCCTGTCCTCCCTGGGCCGAGGCTGCAGCGCTG GTACATCCCCTTCTTCCTCATCCTCTTCATGTACTTCAGCGGCTGCTTTACTCCCACCAAAGCTGAGAGCTCAATGCCAGGGGCAGCCCTGCTCCTGGTGGTGCCCAGTGGCCTGTACTACTG gcggattctttacctgctgagccatcggggaagccctggGGAGGACTGTAGAGCAGAAGCCTGTAGAGCCTG GTACCTGGTCACCGAGGGCCAGATCTTCATCCTCTTCATCTTCACCTCCTTCGCCATGCTGGCCCTCGTCCTGCACCAGAAGCGGAAGCGCCTCTTCCTCGACAGCAACGGCCTCTTCCTCTTCTACTCCTTCGCCCTCACCCTCCTGCTCGTGGCGCTCTGGGTCGCCTGGCTGTGGAATGACCCCGTCCTCAGGAAGAAGTACCCGGGCGTCATCTATGTCCCTGAGCCCTGGGCCTTCTACACCCTCCACGTCAGCAGCCAACACTGA